One Vidua chalybeata isolate OUT-0048 chromosome 13, bVidCha1 merged haplotype, whole genome shotgun sequence genomic window carries:
- the LOC128794430 gene encoding CDC42 small effector protein 2-B-like translates to MTEFLVCFNWCNGEQPPPKRRRRLDRNMIGEPMNFVHTAHVGAREMSSDYSSAVSIQDHMKSKGGYTNGTSATVEI, encoded by the exons ATGACTGAGTTCCTGGTTTGTTTTAATTGGTGCAATGGTGAACAGCCCCCACCG AAGAGGCGCCGGAGACTGGACCGGAATATGATAGGAGAGCCAATGAACTTTGTGCACACCGCGCACGTCGGGGCCAGAGAGATGAGCAGTGACTATTCCTCA gctGTGTCAATTCAGGACCACATGAAGTCTAAAGGTGGCTACACAAATGGCACTTCTGCAACTGTTGAAATATAG